From Eremothecium sinecaudum strain ATCC 58844 chromosome V, complete sequence, a single genomic window includes:
- the MAK16 gene encoding ribosome biosynthesis protein MAK16 (Syntenic homolog of Ashbya gossypii ADR349W; Syntenic homolog of Saccharomyces cerevisiae YAL025C (MAK16)), giving the protein MSDEIIWQVINQNFCAYKIKTDKGQNFCRNEYNVSGLCNRSSCPLANAKYATVKQVDGKLYLYMKTAERAHTPAKLWERIRLSKNYAKALKQVDDHLLYWNKFLIHKCKQRLTKLTQVMVTERRMALREEERHYVGIAPKVKRREENRERKALAAAKIEKAIEKELLERLKSGAYGDKPLNVDEKIWKKVMGEVEEEQEQYSDLDELEDEEDLGEVEYVEDNDEEELYDLEDLQKWQDSDDSESDSSDDESDDESDSDSDDDAASRKRKALASRRKRARVEIEYEQETHPAQKEIAE; this is encoded by the coding sequence ATGTCAGACGAGATAATTTGGCAGGTTATTAACCAGAACTTCTGTGCTTATAAGATTAAAACTGACAAAGGCCAGAATTTTTGCAGGAATGAATACAATGTGAGTGGTCTATGTAATAGGTCATCATGTCCTTTGGCAAACGCAAAATATGCTACTGTAAAACAGGTAGATGGTAAGCTATATTTATATATGAAAACTGCTGAAAGGGCTCATACTCCAGCCAAATTGTGGGAACGGATCCGTTTATCAAAAAACTACGCCAAAGCCTTAAAACAGGTAGATGACCATTTATTGTACTGGAACAAGTTTTTGATTCACAAGTGTAAGCAGAGATTGACAAAACTCACTCAGGTGATGGTTACCGAGAGGCGTATGGCATTGAGAGAAGAAGAACGGCATTATGTTGGCATTGCGCCAAAGGTAAAGAGAAGAGAAGAGAACAGAGAAAGAAAGGCATTGGCCGCAGCTAAGATCGAGAAAGCGATCGAAAAGGAGCTCTTAGAAAGATTAAAGAGCGGTGCATATGGTGATAAGCCTCTAAACGTCGACGAGAAGATCTGGAAGAAGGTTATGGGTGAAGTTGAAGAGGAACAAGAGCAATACAGTGATTTAGATGAACtagaagatgaagaggatCTAGGTGAAGTTGAATATGTGGAAGATAACGACGAAGAAGAGTTGTACGACTTGGAAGACTTACAAAAGTGGCAAGATTCCGACGACTCTGAATCTGATAGCAGCGATGATGAGAGTGACGATGAGAGTGACAGTGACAGTGACGACGACGCTGCATCTAGAAAGCGCAAAGCTTTGGCATCCAGAAGGAAACGGGCCAGAGTTGAAATTGAATATGAACAAGAAACACATCCAGCCCAGAAAGAAATTGCGGAGTAA
- the DRS2 gene encoding aminophospholipid-translocating P4-type ATPase DRS2 (Syntenic homolog of Ashbya gossypii ADR350W; Syntenic homolog of Saccharomyces cerevisiae YAL026C (DRS2)), with protein sequence MKDSENKNNDNTLFDIDFLDHNYSSDIDFRNSQGNPTSAPIIDSGIDVLDTVRGNLIPQDRDSYYRNGDRIENDVIENPFDDDSTTQRYATSNNMLTVPEPSRWQKIIGGLKGGIGMNAHDASRYQSFEMSNYDGTADGNVYESSRNKFDISRMFKKYVLRKPVDSAAERNGPRIIYINDKAANSGMGYGDNHISTTKYNVATFVPKFLFQEFSKYANLFFLFTSIIQQVPNVTPTNRFTTIGTLIIVLIVSAIKEGVEDVKRSNSDKDLNHSRVEVYSEVAGQFISKKWIDISVGDIVCVRSEEAIPADIVMLSSSEPEGLCYIETANLDGETNLKIKQARPETSKILDVSDISSLRGTIRSEQPNSSLYTYEGTMTLNGTTIPLSPNQMILRGATLRNTAWIFGIVVFTGHETKLMRNATATPIKRTAVERVINMQIVALFGVLIVLALVSSIGNVIVMSLNSNDLGYLYLDGTNRLGLFFKNILTYWILFSNLVPISLFVTVEMIKYYQAYMIASDLDMFHEETNTPTVARTSSLVEELGQIEYIFSDKTGTLTRNVMEFKSCSIAGRCYIETIPEDKAAAVNDGVSVGYHTYEEMFKALKDPSNPEAEIINLFLVLLSTCHTVIPEFQDDGSIKYQAASPDEGALVQGAADLGFKFIIRRPNSVTILNEDSNTEHVYELLNICEFNSTRKRMSAIFRFPDNSIKLFCKGADTVIVERLDEAYNPYVEATLRNLEDYAAEGLRTLCIATRNITEQEYKEWSEAYKSAATTLDNRAEALDQAAELIEKKLLLIGATAIEDKLQDGVPEAIQTLQEAGIKIWVLTGDRQETAVNIGMSCRLLSEDMNLLIVNEQTKESTKKNLIDKLRAINDHHISQEDINTLALVIDGKSLGFALEPDMEDILLAIGRKCKAVICCRVSPLQKALVIKMIKRKTNSLLLAIGDGANDVSMIQAAHVGVGISGMEGMQAARSADFAIGQFKYLKKLLLVHGSWSYQRISQAILYSFYKNVALYMTQFWYVFSNAFSGQSIMESWTLTFYNVFFTVTPPFVLGVFDQFVSSRLLDRYPQLYRLGQKGQFFSVTIFWGWVVNGFYHSAITFVGSILFYRYAVLNMHGEVADQWSWGVAIYTTSIIIVLGKAALITNQWTKFTLLAIPGSLLFWLLFFPIYAFFFPKINVSKEYYGIISHVYGSATFWLMCLVLPVLALLRDLLWKYYKRTYTPESYHVVQEMQKYNISDNRPRIEQFQKAIRKVRQVQRMRKQRGFAFSQSEEGGQERIIRMYDTTQKRGIHGELLDASINPFRDA encoded by the coding sequence ATGAAAGACTCTGAGAACAAAAATAACGATAATACACTATTTGATATTGATTTTCTAGATCATAATTACTCTTCGGATATTGATTTCAGGAACAGCCAAGGAAACCCTACATCAGCTCCAATAATCGACTCTGGTATTGACGTATTGGATACTGTTCGAGGGAACTTAATACCACAAGATAGAGATTCTTATTATCGTAATGGCGATAGAATCGAAAACGATGTCATAGAAAATCcatttgatgatgatagTACCACACAGCGTTATGCTACATCCAATAATATGCTAACGGTGCCAGAACCGTCCAGATGGCAGAAGATTATTGGCGGATTAAAAGGTGGCATTGGGATGAATGCTCATGATGCTAGCCGTTACCAAAGCTTTGAGATGAGTAACTATGACGGTACAGCTGATGGAAATGTATACGAAAGTTCAAGAAATAAGTTTGATATTAGCAGGATGTTCAAGAAATACGTATTAAGAAAGCCTGTTGATAGTGCAGCGGAACGAAATGGACCGCGTATAATTTACATTAATGATAAAGCAGCTAATTCTGGCATGGGATATGGTGATAACCATATTTCGACTACCAAATACAATGTGGCCACGTTTGTCCCAAAGTTTTTGTTTCAAGAGTTTTCCAAATATGCTAATTTGTTTTTCCTCTTTACTTCTATTATTCAACAGGTTCCAAATGTTACCCCTACAAACAGGTTTACTACCATTGGTACTTTAATTATTGTCCTAATCGTTTCCGCAATAAAAGAAGGTGTAGAAGATGTAAAGCGCTCTAACTCAGATAAAGATCTTAATCATTCAAGAGTAGAAGTTTATTCAGAAGTTGCAGGCCAATTTATTTCTAAGAAATGGATTGACATTTCGGTTGGTGATATAGTATGTGTTCGCTCCGAGGAGGCCATTCCGGCTGATATAGTAATGTTATCTTCTTCGGAACCCGAAGGTCTTTGCTATATTGAAACAGCCAATTTAGATGGAGAGACCAATTTAAAAATTAAACAAGCTAGGCCTGAGACGTCTAAGATTCTTGACGTGAGTGATATAAGTTCCTTAAGAGGCACCATACGATCAGAACAACCAAACTCAAGTTTATATACGTACGAAGGAACGATGACTCTTAATGGTACAACTATCCCACTTTCTCCCAATCAGATGATTCTGAGAGGTGCTACGTTGAGAAACACTGCTTGGATATTTGGTATCGTTGTTTTTACTGGGCATGAAACAAAGTTAATGCGTAACGCCACTGCAACACCTATCAAGAGGACTGCTGTTGAGAGAGTTATAAATATGCAAATTGTTGCATTGTTTGGTGTACTGATTGTTTTGGCTTTGGTTTCTTCTATTGGTAATGTGATTGTTATGTCTTTAAATTCCAATGACTTGGGATATTTGTATCTGGATGGTACGAATAGACTAGGTCTATTTTTTAAGAACATTTTAACTTACTGGATCTTGTTTTCCAATTTGGTACCAATATCTTTGTTTGTTACCGTTGAAATGATCAAATATTACCAAGCTTATATGATTGCTTCTGATTTAGATATGTTTCATGAAGAAACTAACACCCCCACTGTTGCACGTACATCATCCCTAGTTGAAGAATTGGGACAGATAGAATATATCTTTAGTGATAAAACTGGTACTTTGACTAGGAATGTGATGGAGTTTAAGTCTTGTTCCATTGCTGGCCGCTGTTATATTGAAACAATACCTGAAGACAAAGCCGCTGCTGTTAACGATGGAGTTTCTGTCGGCTACCATACTTATGAGGAAATGTTCAAGGCGTTAAAAGATCCCTCAAATCCAGAGGCAGAAATAATTAACTTGTTCCTTGTATTATTATCCACATGCCATACTGTTATTCCGGAATTTCAAGATGATGGCTCGATCAAGTATCAGGCGGCTTCACCGGATGAAGGTGCATTAGTTCAAGGAGCTGCAGATCTAGGATTTAAATTCATAATCCGTCGGCCGAATTCTGTTACAATTTTGAATGAAGATTCCAATACAGAGCATGTTTATGAGTTACTGAATATATGTGAATTTAATTCCACAAGGAAGAGAATGAGCGCTATTTTTAGATTTCCTGATAATTCTATTAAGTTGTTTTGCAAAGGTGCAGATACTGTTATTGTAGAAAGGTTAGATGAAGCATATAACCCATACGTTGAAGCAACTTTAAGAAACTTAGAGGATTACGCTGCGGAAGGTTTGAGGACGCTATGTATTGCTACGAGAAATATTACTGAACAAGAATATAAAGAATGGAGTGAAGCATATAAATCGGCAGCAACTACCTTGGATAATAGAGCAGAGGCTTTAGATCAAGCGGCAGAGCTAATTGAGAAAAAACTGTTACTAATAGGTGCCACGGCTATAGAAGACAAATTACAGGATGGGGTACCAGAAGCAATCCAAACATTACAAGAAGCGGGAATAAAAATATGGGTTTTAACCGGTGACCGACAGGAAACTGCAGTCAATATTGGTATGAGTTGCCGCTTGTTGAGTGAAGATATGAATCTTTTAATTGTTAATGAGCAGACAAAAGAGTCTACAAAGAAGAACCTAATAGATAAGTTAAGGGCTATTAACGATCACCACATTTCACAAGAAGATATTAATACACTGGCATTAGTGATCGATGGTAAGTCACTTGGGTTTGCTCTAGAACCAGATATGGAAGATATCTTACTCGCCATAGGAAGGAAATGTAAAGCGGTGATTTGTTGTCGTGTATCTCCATTACAAAAGGCGTTAGTTATCAAAATGATCAAAAGGAAAACCAACTCATTACTACTTGCAATTGGGGATGGTGCAAATGATGTTAGTATGATTCAGGCAGCTCATGTGGGTGTTGGCATTAGTGGTATGGAAGGCATGCAGGCTGCCCGCTCTGCTGATTTTGCAATTGGTCAatttaaatatttgaagaagttattACTTGTTCATGGGTCATGGTCATATCAAAGGATTTCTCAAGCTATTTTGTACTCCTTTTACAAAAATGTTGCCCTATATATGACGCAGTTTTGGTATGTTTTTTCAAATGCATTCTCAGGGCAATCAATTATGGAGTCCTGGACATTAACGTTTTATAATGTTTTTTTCACAGTAACACCTCCTTTCGTGCTTGGAGTTTTTGATCAATTTGTTAGTAGCAGACTTCTTGATCGATACCCACAGTTGTACAGGTTGGGACAGAAAGGCCAATTTTTCTCAGTGACAATCTTTTGGGGATGGGTTGTGAATGGTTTTTACCACTCTGCAATAACTTTTGTCGGTTCTATTCTGTTTTACAGATATGCGGTTCTCAATATGCATGGTGAAGTGGCTGATCAGTGGTCATGGGGTGTTGCAATTTATACCACGAGTATAATAATTGTTCTAGGTAAAGCAGCCCTAATCACTAATCAATGGACTAAATTCACTTTGCTTGCAATTCCTGGATCTTTATTGTTCTGGTTGTTGTTCTTCCCTATCTATGCATTCTTTTTCCCTAAGATCAATGTTTCTAAGGAATATTATGGTATTATATCGCATGTTTATGGCTCAGCAACTTTTTGGTTGATGTGTCTTGTATTACCTGTTTTGGCACTCCTCAGGGACTTGCTATGGAAATATTATAAAAGAACATATACTCCAGAAAGTTATCATGTTGTCCAAGAAATGCAAAAGTACAATATCAGTGATAATAGACCAAGAATTGAGCAATTCCAAAAAGCGATTAGAAAGGTAAGACAAGTACAGAGAATGAGAAAACAGAGAGGCTTTGCTTTTTCACAAAGTGAAGAAGGAGGCCAGGAGAGAATTATTCGAATGTATGATACGACTCAAAAGAGAGGAATCCACGGGGAACTCCTTGATGCATCAATTAATCCATTTAGAGATGCATAA
- the PRO2 gene encoding glutamate-5-semialdehyde dehydrogenase (Syntenic homolog of Ashbya gossypii ADR351C; Syntenic homolog of Saccharomyces cerevisiae YOR323C (PRO2)), which produces MSFSAEDIARRARSAGNLLKTLTDEHRIQILRNIHDGLKESKDLIKKANELDLEEAEKNKISPALIQRLNLFKGDKFDVMLQGIQDVANLEDPVGKILMAKELDENLTLYQVTAPVGVLLVIFESRPEVIANITALCIKSGNAGILKGGRESLNTFREMAAVIQRVVVESQKTMAFPVDAVQLVASREEVADLLKQDEYIDLVIPRGSNALVRNIKDNTKIPVLGHADGICSIYLDREADLEMAKKVVLDSKTNYCAACNAVEALLVNPELDGWWKVITHLITTGGVTIHATPDVKQLYLSKVSDDAVKPFIVDAVEEDFCKEFLSLDIAVKFMESTQAAIQHINLHSSKHTDAIITNNKGNADAFLKGVDSASVYWNASTRFADGFRYGFGTEVGISTSKIHARGPVGLDGLVTYQYQLKGTGQVASDYLGAGGSKAFIHKNLDIARI; this is translated from the coding sequence ATGTCTTTCTCAGCAGAGGATATAGCTAGAAGAGCTCGCTCAGCTGGTAATTTATTGAAAACATTAACCGATGAGCACCGTATCCAAATTCTACGCAATATACATGACGGTTTAAAAGAGAGTAAGGATCTCATTAAGAAAGCAAATGAGTTGGATTTGGAGGAAGCTgaaaaaaataaaatttcaCCTGCTTTGATTCAGAGATTGAATTTGTTTAAAGGCGATAAATTCGATGTCATGTTGCAAGGGATACAAGATGTTGCAAATTTGGAAGATCCAGTAGGTAAGATATTAATGGCTAAAGAGTTGGATGAAAACTTGACGTTGTACCAAGTAACTGCACCTGTTGGTGTTCTCTTAGTGATTTTTGAATCCAGACCAGAGGTTATCGCTAATATTACCGCGTTGTGTATAAAATCTGGAAATGCTGGTATTTTGAAAGGTGGCCGGGAATCGTTAAATACCTTCAGAGAAATGGCTGCCGTAATCCAACGCGTAGTTGTTGAAAGCCAAAAAACTATGGCGTTCCCTGTTGATGCAGTGCAATTGGTTGCCAGCAGAGAGGAGGTTGCTGATCTTTTGAAGCAAGACGAATACATTGATTTAGTTATTCCTCGTGGATCAAACGCACTTGTAagaaatattaaagatAACACAAAAATACCAGTTCTAGGGCATGCTGATGGTATTTGTTCAATTTATTTGGATCGGGAGGCTGACTTAGAAATGGCTAAAAAGGTTGTTCTAGACTCTAAAACCAATTACTGTGCCGCTTGCAATGCTGTAGAAGCACTATTGGTTAACCCTGAATTAGATGGTTGGTGGAAAGTTATTACTCACTTGATTACCACAGGTGGTGTGACGATTCATGCTACACCTGATGTGAAACAATTATATTTGTCCAAAGTCAGTGACGATGCTGTTAAACCCTTCATCGTGGACGCTGTTGAGGAGGACTTCTGCAAGGAATTTTTATCTCTGGATATTGCAGTAAAGTTTATGGAATCCACTCAAGCAGCAATTCAGCACATAAACTTACATTCCTCGAAACATACAGACGCTATCATCACTAACAATAAAGGTAACGCTGATGCTTTTCTAAAAGGTGTTGATTCTGCTAGTGTTTACTGGAATGCATCTACAAGGTTTGCAGATGGTTTCAGGTATGGGTTTGGTACTGAAGTAGGGATATCAACCTCTAAAATTCATGCACGTGGGCCTGTTGGGCTTGACGGTCTAGTCACATATCAATACCAACTCAAGGGTACTGGACAAGTAGCCAGCGATTACTTGGGTGCAGGTGGTTCCAAGGCTTTCATTCATAAGAACTTGGACATTGCGCGCATTTAA
- the SAW1 gene encoding DNA-binding protein SAW1 (Syntenic homolog of Ashbya gossypii ADR352C; Syntenic homolog of Saccharomyces cerevisiae YAL027W (SAW1)), translated as MPSTLALVNIAQGIVLQLRIFINRNEIANKLKDADPVFETPLLSNNALVRLKSPFLRVHLSNEDTKNLCYELRDDLLFALYELASPALQDGLLKKLKVGGYLEFYDILNEVQKLSELKPGAINKDSPISGLNLHTTHIERLEKHKYKLHFKHNWEVDLVIADIRKLTKWRRLLLLRGNISSNNNPARGIGFTVPNNVPYVLIPKAVTDDPEEIPQESTSLADATDTTKDPVPNLLEESEDEIPESVEDDKEQQQASQDIKKKVSVKYKYSTVLNLGNLIQVHVLRRSHRNNRRAKT; from the exons ATGCCGTCAAC ACTAGCTTTGGTAAATATCGCACAAGGAATTGTTTTGCAGTTGCGCATCTTTATCAACCGTAATGAGATTGCTAACAAGTTAAAAGATG CTGATCCAGTCTTTGAAACACCGTTATTGTCTAACAATGCTTTAGTACGTCTTAAATCGCCATTTCTTCGCGTACATCTTTCGAACGAGGACACCAAAAACCTATGCTACGAGCTTCGAGATGACCTCTTGTTTGCTCTCTACGAGTTAGCATCCCCAGCGCTGCAAGATGGCCTATTGAAGAAGCTTAAAGTCGGCGGGTATTTGGAATTCTATGATATCCTAAATGAAGTACAGAAACTCTCAGAACTTAAACCAGGCGCCATTAATAAGGATTCTCCCATTTCAGGGCTTAACCTCCACACAACACATATTGAACGCCTAGAAAAGCATAAGTACAAGCTACATTTCAAGCATAATTGGGAAGTGGACCTGGTCATCGCAGACATACGAAAGCTTACCAAATGGCGGCGCTTACTACTTCTCAGAGGTAATATATCTTCAAACAATAATCCAGCTCGTGGAATAGGATTTACAGTGCCTAACAATGTACCTTATGTTCTGATCCCAAAAGCTGTTACAGACGATCCTGAAGAGATACCCCAAGAAAGTACATCCCTTGCTGACGCTACTGACACTACTAAGGATCCAGTACCAAACCTGCTTGAAGAATCAGAAGATGAAATACCTGAATCAGTAGAAGACGATAAGGAACAGCAGCAGGCCTCGCAAGACATTAAGAAGAAAGTTTCTGTTAAGTACAAATACAGCACAGTACTCAATCTTGGCAATCTAATCCAGGTACATGTGCTGAGGAGGTCACACAGGAATAATAGAAGAGCCAAAACATGA
- the FRT1 gene encoding Frt1p (Syntenic homolog of Ashbya gossypii ADR353C; Syntenic homolog of Saccharomyces cerevisiae YOR324C (FRT1) and YAL028W (FRT2)) — protein sequence MTREIEERAESHRNIRQVSGGVQSLEKLKNEESSVDYTSAASGKFSDCLFGAEKRSRSGFLVRDGSGMFMTQSNRQVFSVASVPARRTGGATYSLGASSGGEREDSDRRLARQFLQINTGAGTGEEVWGVGQSVGSMNDRPFSGESFVASITDMSLPQLWEHELRGGTFPLDRFMTHTTLHDVTDALEGVDRILAGLELSAKNELTMDVFPRTTELSHHEVLLRRIQQDISNIRPILQEFEVQVREQHIKVLEDAFCTAKDDSFIVELATTVDQQIMELEKLEQGITDCREALEKHKARLEQLETAFKLVDSVEEKKQQMRLTRKFRKIRGILCDALVILTSILVWWILRSI from the coding sequence ATGACTAGAGAGATTGAGGAAAGAGCTGAAAGTCACAGAAATATACGTCAGGTGTCTGGAGGTGTTCAATCGCTAGAAAAGCTGAAAAATGAGGAATCATCGGTAGATTATACTAGTGCTGCGTCAGGGAAATTTAGTGACTGTTTATTCGGAGCGGAGAAACGTAGTCGCAGTGGTTTTCTAGTCAGAGATGGTTCTGGGATGTTCATGACGCAGAGCAATCGACAGGTATTTTCTGTTGCCAGTGTACCAGCTCGGAGGACCGGTGGTGCTACATATTCGTTGGGTGCGTCGAGCGGCGGAGAAAGAGAAGACAGTGATAGGCGGTTAGCAAGGCAGTTTCTGCAAATTAATACAGGTGCGGGAACTGGAGAAGAAGTTTGGGGGGTGGGACAGTCCGTTGGAAGTATGAACGACAGACCTTTTTCAGGGGAGTCGTTTGTTGCGTCAATTACTGATATGTCTCTCCCCCAGCTATGGGAGCATGAACTTAGGGGTGGGACCTTCCCATTAGACCGGTTTATGACGCACACCACATTACATGATGTTACAGATGCCTTGGAGGGAGTAGATAGGATTCTAGCTGGACTAGAACTTTCTGCCAAGAACGAGCTAACAATGGACGTGTTTCCGAGGACGACGGAATTATCTCACCACGAAGTGTTATTGCGTAGGATACAGCAGGATATATCCAATATTAGACCTATACTCCAGGAATTTGAAGTGCAGGTGCGAGAGCAGCATATTAAGGTACTCGAGGATGCCTTTTGCACAGCAAAGGATGATTCGTTTATTGTAGAGCTCGCTACTACTGTTGATCAGCAGATAATGGAGCTCGAGAAACTAGAGCAGGGCATTACAGATTGTAGGGAAGCATTGGAGAAGCATAAAGCTCGTCTTGAGCAGCTTGAGACGGCTTTTAAACTAGTGGATAGCGTCGAGGAGAAGAAACAACAGATGCGTTTGACGCGCAAGTTTAGGAAGATTCGCGGTATTTTATGCGATGCTTTGGTAATTTTAACATCAATTTTAGTCTGGTGGATCTTGCGTAGCATTTAG